Proteins co-encoded in one Myxococcus xanthus genomic window:
- a CDS encoding RNA polymerase sigma factor region1.1 domain-containing protein, whose translation MENRIGKSYIARKALFAKGLKEGRLTVQEIEEALPAGTLTAAERWLLYYSLRAAQVEIIDEVTGQVDHGFMAEAPAAPQEH comes from the coding sequence GTGGAGAACAGGATCGGTAAGAGCTACATCGCCCGCAAGGCCCTCTTCGCGAAGGGGCTCAAGGAGGGCCGGCTCACGGTTCAGGAGATTGAGGAGGCCTTGCCGGCGGGAACCCTGACGGCGGCGGAGCGGTGGCTCCTCTATTACTCGCTGCGGGCCGCCCAGGTGGAAATCATCGACGAGGTGACAGGGCAGGTGGACCACGGCTTCATGGCCGAGGCTCCCGCCGCGCCGCAGGAGCACTAG
- the ftsH gene encoding ATP-dependent zinc metalloprotease FtsH produces the protein MGPRGKKTDKPTPTGKGFKFGSPLGYILLLVLGFLLFRNVFQDAGVRRVSYSQFRDGVEAGNFSRVQISNEWVKGFLKDTAQPPPPPADGERTLRGEPSALPWMAYRVAGDEGLVPLLEQKGIQFEAVPQSGLGEALWIWLLPLGLFFLFWSFMMRRVAGGMGQGPQSVMSFGKTRAKVQAEADTGVGFKDVAGVDEAVDELREIVEFLKTPEKFRRLGGRIPKGVLLVGPPGTGKTLLARAVAGEAGVPFFSLSGSEFVEMFVGVGAARVRDLFAQATSKAPCIIFIDELDAIGKSRNSGVAGGHDEREQTLNQLLAEMDGFDSRAGLIILAATNRPEILDSALMRPGRFDRQVLVDRPDKRGRERVLEIHAKGVKLGPDVDLKAIASRTPGFAGADLANVVNEAALLAARRNRDAVMRADFEEAIERVVAGLEKKNRRMNEREKEIVAHHEAGHAVVGWMLPHAERVTKVSIIPRGLAALGYTMSLPLEDRYLMSLDELRDKMAGMMGGRAAEEIFIGEISTGASNDIRQATEMARMMVRDYGMSTLGPVALSADHGPGFLRSAGVPETRSYSEQTARMIDEEVRKLVSEALDRARQVLTTHKDRAQALAARLLAVEVVEEDTMVTILGPKVLAQRGLLHPEARQVISAHPVDVGGGDDQTPPTQHSDALDS, from the coding sequence ATGGGCCCACGCGGAAAGAAGACAGACAAGCCAACGCCAACGGGGAAGGGGTTCAAGTTCGGCTCTCCGTTGGGCTACATCCTGTTACTCGTCCTGGGCTTCCTGCTGTTCCGCAACGTCTTCCAGGACGCGGGCGTGCGGCGCGTGAGCTACAGCCAGTTCCGTGACGGGGTGGAAGCTGGGAACTTCAGCCGGGTCCAGATTTCGAACGAGTGGGTGAAGGGCTTCCTCAAGGACACGGCGCAGCCGCCTCCTCCTCCAGCGGACGGGGAGCGCACGCTGCGCGGCGAGCCGAGCGCCCTGCCGTGGATGGCCTACCGCGTCGCCGGTGACGAGGGGCTGGTGCCGTTGCTGGAGCAGAAGGGCATCCAGTTCGAGGCCGTGCCGCAGTCAGGGCTGGGCGAGGCGCTGTGGATATGGCTGTTGCCCCTGGGCCTCTTCTTCCTCTTCTGGAGCTTCATGATGCGCCGGGTGGCCGGCGGCATGGGCCAGGGCCCGCAGAGCGTCATGAGCTTCGGGAAGACGCGCGCCAAGGTGCAGGCCGAGGCCGATACCGGCGTGGGCTTCAAGGACGTGGCTGGCGTGGACGAGGCGGTCGACGAGCTGCGTGAAATCGTCGAGTTCCTCAAGACGCCCGAGAAGTTCCGCCGCCTGGGCGGGCGCATCCCCAAGGGGGTGCTGCTGGTGGGCCCTCCGGGTACGGGCAAGACGCTGCTGGCGCGAGCCGTGGCGGGTGAAGCGGGCGTCCCCTTCTTCAGTCTGTCGGGCTCCGAGTTCGTGGAGATGTTCGTCGGCGTGGGCGCCGCGCGAGTCCGCGACTTGTTCGCCCAGGCCACGTCGAAGGCGCCGTGCATCATCTTCATCGACGAGCTGGATGCCATTGGCAAGAGCCGCAACTCGGGCGTGGCCGGTGGGCATGACGAGCGTGAGCAGACGCTCAACCAACTGCTCGCGGAGATGGACGGCTTCGACAGCCGCGCGGGTCTCATCATCCTGGCGGCCACCAACCGTCCGGAGATCCTGGACAGCGCGCTGATGCGTCCGGGCCGCTTCGACCGGCAGGTGCTGGTGGACCGGCCGGACAAGCGGGGCCGCGAGCGGGTGCTGGAGATTCACGCCAAGGGCGTGAAGTTGGGACCGGACGTGGACCTCAAGGCCATTGCCTCGCGCACCCCGGGCTTCGCGGGCGCGGACCTGGCCAACGTGGTGAACGAGGCCGCGCTCCTGGCCGCGCGGCGCAACCGCGACGCGGTGATGCGGGCGGACTTCGAGGAAGCCATCGAGCGTGTCGTCGCCGGTCTGGAGAAGAAGAACCGCCGGATGAACGAGCGTGAGAAGGAGATTGTCGCGCACCACGAGGCGGGCCACGCGGTGGTGGGGTGGATGCTGCCTCACGCGGAGCGGGTGACGAAGGTGTCCATCATCCCGCGCGGCCTGGCGGCGCTGGGCTACACCATGTCGCTGCCGCTGGAGGACCGCTATCTCATGTCGCTGGACGAGCTGCGCGACAAGATGGCGGGGATGATGGGCGGCCGGGCCGCGGAGGAGATCTTCATCGGGGAAATCTCCACCGGCGCGTCCAACGACATCCGCCAGGCCACGGAAATGGCCCGGATGATGGTGCGGGACTACGGCATGAGCACGCTGGGGCCGGTGGCCCTGAGCGCGGACCATGGCCCGGGCTTCCTCCGCTCGGCGGGCGTGCCGGAGACGCGCAGCTACTCCGAGCAGACGGCGCGGATGATTGACGAGGAGGTGCGCAAGCTCGTCAGTGAAGCGCTCGACAGGGCCCGTCAGGTGCTGACCACCCACAAGGACAGGGCCCAGGCGTTGGCGGCCCGGCTTCTGGCCGTGGAGGTGGTGGAGGAGGACACCATGGTGACGATTCTGGGTCCCAAGGTGTTGGCGCAGCGTGGCCTGCTGCACCCGGAGGCGCGTCAGGTCATCTCCGCGCACCCGGTGGACGTCGGGGGCGGTGACGACCAGACGCCGCCCACGCAGCACTCGGACGCGCTCGACTCCTGA
- a CDS encoding (deoxy)nucleoside triphosphate pyrophosphohydrolase, with translation MARRQVRVVGAMLQNEQGRYLITQRPPTASLPLLWEFPGGRVEEGEEDAEALAREIQEEMGVEVDVLGQAMHTHHEYPNYDIDFRVFHCRLSRPTEEVQHLRVHDHRWVTLEEMSAYRFPDADAKTLAKLLDLDN, from the coding sequence ATGGCCCGCCGTCAGGTCCGTGTCGTCGGTGCGATGCTCCAGAATGAGCAGGGGCGCTACCTCATCACCCAACGCCCCCCCACCGCGTCACTGCCCTTGCTGTGGGAGTTCCCCGGCGGGCGCGTGGAGGAGGGTGAAGAGGACGCCGAGGCCCTTGCCCGGGAAATCCAGGAAGAGATGGGCGTGGAGGTGGACGTGCTGGGTCAGGCCATGCACACCCACCACGAGTACCCCAACTACGACATCGACTTCCGCGTCTTCCACTGCCGGCTCTCGCGGCCGACGGAGGAAGTCCAACACCTGCGCGTGCATGACCACCGCTGGGTGACGCTGGAGGAGATGTCCGCGTACCGCTTCCCGGACGCGGATGCCAAGACGCTGGCGAAGCTGCTCGACCTGGACAACTGA
- a CDS encoding helix-turn-helix domain-containing protein produces the protein MTTSRRERAEVLGAALKAARQQAGLGMEEVAEQLEIPVEVLARVERGVMVPTIPTLTRLCVILKLDPDVLPELPEMSD, from the coding sequence ATGACGACGAGTCGTAGGGAAAGGGCCGAGGTGCTCGGAGCGGCACTGAAGGCCGCCCGCCAGCAGGCGGGGCTCGGCATGGAGGAGGTCGCCGAGCAACTGGAAATCCCCGTGGAAGTGCTCGCTCGGGTGGAACGAGGGGTGATGGTGCCGACCATTCCCACCCTGACGCGCCTGTGTGTGATTCTGAAGCTGGACCCGGATGTGCTGCCCGAGCTGCCGGAGATGAGTGACTGA
- a CDS encoding serine/threonine-protein kinase — protein MPEPPDVVGYVLGAPLGRGGFGRVFAARREVDGQDVALKVLEPLAGERLGRELEALRRIGPPAVPRLLGEATTRAGERVVIMERIEGPTLARRLATLPGAGALPWADAALLTRALAEALAQVHAAGVVHRDLKPENVVLSEGRLVLLDFGLARLTAQDDGEGLSPGLTRTGQRLGTHEYMSPEQCRDARYIDARADLYGLGVMFFELLCGRPPFVGEAAAVLQAHVSRRPPAIRTLAPWPVPPAVETLVQRLLAKVPEDRGDSARSLAEELRELQGAGDALGTHAVSGALAENPRHATGASWTDTGPSTAPTPGSSRATREVAVLGVKSSLDAPALQASLTGSGVILARVEPGLCLFAFPHEAAVEAGLRAALRAAEVLKAALPPNATLALHCAPLRIRERAGRLTVGGAAVERPERWWPSLESVSTPETVALTASARAHLGDLPYSTPHGDALTSPDVLLGRDTERQWLREALSRVQAHGAPVLRTLLAEEGQGKTRLLTTWRTELEGTPGVSVRFVEALPDEGSASESGLRSLINTVLGLPAQTPSDEALRRLLADARPPLDVATVHPAARRQLVARAIAAHLWRLAAAQPLVLLVDDAHTLDPTALDALELATLSGEGAPLCVVLAGRHRLLGLRPYLGERARDAEQRELPPLPEHDARELLRQWLRPVDLIAEGVLRELVDRCGGSPLRMLETVRALRGAGAIRTRPDGGGYLAADALNGLAPDRPGADERLAERSLSGLPPGMRAPLQIAALLGDDVRLEELTATLAHLETDADLDLSLDPGVAMERLARAGMLEPRGPRRWLFEHTTLREAFTALLPPPLKRRICTAALRALPATPTARRARLAESAGDSLQATALHWNLAESARHAHRLLEAERHYSAALSLVPRTEEAVRLELLSGRGRVRYRLQRIDDAVEDLRAARLLAEAHRDGVREADLLLEEATALDWQDDAMGSTALLEQALHCLKDAVPPELAARHALAQARVFVRREDITGAVPALERAVEAARSGEDSETEAIALAMLGAMLAWTDRLDDASRRFDEAIALCEATGDTLHLGVALNNRMVLHVQRRDAAGAHADLERAVTLGRELGNVQIERTSAFNLALLLGYQGRAMEALPLARRAGVLSQRFFPRSMAQDALLVARLCCELGDLPEVARQLAWLEEPDTRQRLSPSDALMLSVVRRVVNEARDALPYGADAWAHLVEESRRLAAPDERLEILVWAARAARKAGDTETLLARVAEVEETAREAPLWTDRVRALVAPAESP, from the coding sequence GTGCCGGAGCCTCCGGATGTGGTGGGCTATGTCCTGGGAGCGCCCTTGGGGCGCGGTGGGTTTGGACGGGTGTTCGCCGCGCGGCGTGAGGTGGATGGGCAGGACGTCGCGCTGAAGGTGTTGGAGCCGCTCGCGGGCGAACGGCTGGGGCGGGAATTGGAGGCCCTGCGCCGCATCGGTCCCCCCGCCGTGCCGCGGCTGCTGGGCGAGGCCACGACCCGCGCCGGTGAGCGGGTGGTCATCATGGAGCGCATCGAGGGCCCGACGCTGGCTCGGCGGTTGGCGACGCTGCCGGGCGCCGGGGCCCTGCCCTGGGCCGATGCGGCCCTGCTGACACGAGCCCTGGCGGAGGCGCTGGCCCAGGTCCATGCGGCGGGCGTGGTGCACCGGGACCTGAAGCCGGAAAACGTCGTGCTGTCCGAAGGGCGGCTCGTCCTGCTGGACTTCGGGCTCGCGCGGCTGACGGCCCAGGATGATGGGGAGGGGCTCTCGCCAGGGCTCACCCGCACGGGTCAGCGGCTGGGGACCCATGAGTACATGTCACCCGAGCAGTGCCGGGACGCGCGATACATCGACGCGCGCGCGGACCTGTATGGGCTTGGGGTCATGTTCTTTGAGTTGCTGTGTGGTCGGCCTCCCTTTGTCGGAGAGGCGGCAGCGGTGCTCCAGGCGCATGTCTCGCGGCGGCCTCCGGCGATACGGACGCTCGCGCCTTGGCCGGTGCCCCCGGCGGTGGAGACATTGGTTCAGCGGCTGCTGGCCAAGGTGCCCGAGGACCGGGGAGACAGTGCACGGTCGCTGGCGGAGGAGTTGCGCGAGCTTCAGGGCGCTGGCGACGCGCTGGGCACCCATGCGGTGTCCGGGGCCCTGGCGGAGAACCCGCGCCACGCCACGGGGGCGTCATGGACAGACACGGGCCCTTCAACCGCCCCCACCCCAGGCTCCAGCCGAGCCACGCGCGAGGTGGCCGTCCTGGGTGTGAAGTCCTCACTGGATGCACCGGCCTTGCAGGCCTCCCTCACCGGAAGCGGCGTCATCCTCGCGCGCGTGGAGCCGGGCCTTTGCCTCTTCGCGTTCCCCCACGAAGCGGCGGTGGAAGCCGGGCTGCGCGCGGCGCTCCGGGCCGCGGAGGTGCTGAAAGCCGCCCTCCCCCCAAACGCAACGCTCGCACTTCATTGCGCACCGCTGCGCATTCGTGAGCGTGCAGGTCGCTTGACGGTGGGTGGCGCGGCGGTGGAGCGGCCCGAGCGGTGGTGGCCATCGCTTGAATCCGTCTCCACCCCTGAGACGGTCGCACTGACGGCCAGCGCCCGCGCCCACCTGGGCGACCTGCCATACAGCACGCCGCATGGGGACGCGCTGACATCTCCTGACGTCCTCCTGGGCCGGGACACGGAACGGCAGTGGCTGCGCGAAGCCCTGTCGCGCGTGCAGGCACACGGCGCGCCCGTGCTGCGCACCCTGCTGGCGGAAGAGGGCCAGGGCAAGACACGCCTGCTCACGACGTGGCGGACCGAACTGGAGGGCACGCCCGGCGTCTCCGTGCGCTTCGTCGAGGCGCTCCCGGATGAAGGCAGCGCGAGCGAAAGCGGCCTGCGAAGTCTCATCAACACCGTCCTCGGCCTGCCAGCCCAGACGCCCTCGGATGAAGCGCTGCGCCGGCTGCTCGCGGACGCGCGTCCCCCGTTGGATGTGGCCACCGTGCACCCGGCGGCGCGCAGGCAACTGGTGGCGAGGGCCATCGCAGCACACCTGTGGCGGCTCGCGGCCGCTCAGCCCCTGGTTCTGCTGGTCGATGACGCGCACACGCTGGACCCCACGGCCCTGGATGCATTGGAACTGGCGACGCTCTCTGGCGAGGGGGCCCCCCTGTGCGTGGTGCTCGCCGGCCGGCACCGGCTGCTGGGCCTGCGCCCCTACCTGGGGGAACGCGCACGAGACGCCGAACAGCGAGAGCTTCCTCCCCTTCCGGAACACGATGCGCGCGAGCTGCTTCGCCAGTGGCTGCGCCCCGTAGACCTGATTGCCGAAGGCGTGTTGAGGGAGCTGGTGGACCGCTGCGGTGGCTCACCGCTGCGCATGCTGGAGACGGTGCGTGCCCTCCGAGGCGCGGGCGCCATCCGTACCCGTCCGGATGGGGGTGGCTACCTCGCCGCGGACGCCCTGAACGGGCTGGCCCCGGACCGCCCGGGCGCGGATGAACGGCTCGCCGAACGAAGCCTGTCGGGCCTGCCCCCTGGCATGCGCGCCCCTCTCCAGATCGCGGCACTCCTGGGAGACGACGTGCGGCTGGAGGAGCTCACCGCCACGCTCGCCCACCTGGAGACAGACGCGGACCTGGACCTGTCGCTGGACCCGGGCGTCGCGATGGAGCGGCTGGCACGAGCGGGCATGCTGGAACCCCGAGGTCCGCGACGCTGGCTCTTCGAACACACCACCCTGCGCGAAGCCTTCACCGCCCTGCTCCCTCCGCCACTGAAGCGGCGCATCTGCACGGCCGCCTTGCGCGCCCTGCCCGCGACGCCCACCGCCCGAAGGGCCCGTCTGGCCGAGTCCGCCGGAGATTCCCTCCAAGCCACGGCCCTCCACTGGAACCTGGCCGAATCCGCTCGCCACGCGCACCGGCTCCTGGAGGCGGAACGGCACTACTCGGCCGCCCTGTCGCTGGTGCCACGCACCGAAGAGGCCGTCCGGCTGGAGCTGCTGTCGGGACGAGGACGCGTGCGCTACCGCCTCCAGCGCATCGACGACGCCGTGGAAGACCTGCGCGCCGCCCGCCTGCTGGCCGAGGCCCACCGCGATGGGGTGCGCGAAGCGGACTTGCTGCTGGAAGAAGCCACCGCCCTCGACTGGCAGGACGACGCGATGGGCTCCACCGCGCTGTTGGAGCAGGCCCTGCACTGCCTGAAGGACGCCGTCCCTCCGGAGCTGGCCGCGCGCCATGCCCTGGCCCAGGCGCGCGTCTTCGTGCGGCGGGAGGACATCACGGGGGCCGTGCCCGCCCTGGAGCGCGCCGTGGAGGCCGCGCGGTCCGGAGAGGACTCGGAGACGGAGGCCATCGCCCTGGCCATGCTGGGCGCGATGCTGGCGTGGACCGACCGGCTGGACGACGCCTCGCGCCGCTTCGACGAAGCCATCGCCCTGTGCGAGGCGACCGGCGACACCCTGCACCTGGGCGTGGCCCTCAACAACCGGATGGTGCTGCATGTCCAGCGCCGGGACGCGGCGGGCGCTCACGCGGACCTGGAGCGCGCGGTGACCCTGGGACGCGAGCTGGGCAACGTGCAGATTGAACGGACCTCCGCCTTCAACCTGGCGCTGCTGCTCGGCTACCAGGGCCGGGCCATGGAGGCATTGCCCCTGGCGCGGCGGGCCGGCGTGCTCAGCCAGCGCTTCTTCCCCCGGTCCATGGCCCAGGATGCGCTGCTGGTGGCGCGCCTGTGCTGCGAACTGGGAGACCTGCCCGAAGTCGCACGTCAGCTCGCCTGGCTCGAGGAGCCGGACACGCGGCAGCGTCTGTCACCTTCGGACGCGCTGATGTTGTCCGTGGTCCGGCGCGTCGTGAACGAGGCTCGAGACGCCCTTCCCTACGGCGCCGATGCCTGGGCCCACCTGGTGGAAGAGTCACGCCGGTTGGCCGCGCCTGATGAGCGGCTGGAGATTCTCGTCTGGGCGGCTCGCGCGGCTCGCAAGGCCGGAGACACGGAGACGCTGTTGGCTCGGGTCGCGGAGGTCGAGGAGACCGCACGCGAAGCGCCGCTGTGGACGGACCGCGTCCGCGCGCTGGTGGCCCCGGCCGAAAGCCCCTAG
- a CDS encoding serine/threonine-protein kinase, giving the protein MAGGPPREHAISLYGDELEPGALVGDWVIESRVHAGVTAWLYRASHLSTRAPAAVKVVRAEFNHVTNVLRRFQQEADTLRALRHPHIVEVLEHGDLRDGRPWLAMEWLGGESVDQWLTHRGPFSLAEALTVMEELGAALHFAHGRGILHRDLKAQNVMVIPLAEGFTVKLVDFGIARVEPPEGLAGLTSGGAVLGTPVSMAPEQIRGQALDARTDLYAMGVLLYQLLTGSLPFEGTSVVEVEEQHLHAPPPHLDERVHAPPALDAVVQRCLAKAPGDRWPDVPAFLDALRAALAPTPDATWAVAVYVDLRFPVALDEPTDADLDARDATLDATLTELETRGWMLALESGNAVLAWKSLPPASEARVPALVEARQVADSLLRQACEAAGDSVEVRVYAHAALCELNTDAQGLPRLAGGELLRLESWASGGTAGEVLLSDALASR; this is encoded by the coding sequence ATGGCCGGTGGGCCCCCACGCGAACACGCCATATCGCTCTACGGAGACGAGCTGGAACCCGGAGCGCTGGTGGGCGACTGGGTCATCGAGTCACGCGTCCACGCGGGCGTGACCGCGTGGCTCTATCGCGCGTCGCACCTGTCCACCCGGGCTCCCGCCGCGGTGAAGGTGGTGCGTGCCGAGTTCAACCACGTCACCAACGTGCTCCGCCGCTTCCAGCAGGAAGCGGACACGCTCCGGGCGCTGCGCCATCCCCACATCGTGGAGGTGCTCGAGCACGGCGACCTTCGCGACGGACGCCCCTGGCTGGCCATGGAATGGCTGGGGGGCGAAAGCGTGGACCAGTGGCTCACGCACCGAGGTCCCTTCTCCCTCGCGGAGGCGCTGACGGTGATGGAGGAACTGGGCGCCGCGCTGCACTTCGCTCATGGCCGCGGCATCCTGCACCGGGACCTCAAGGCCCAGAATGTGATGGTCATCCCCCTGGCGGAGGGCTTCACGGTGAAGCTGGTGGACTTCGGCATCGCCCGCGTGGAGCCACCGGAGGGGCTCGCTGGCCTGACGTCCGGCGGCGCCGTGCTCGGCACGCCCGTGTCCATGGCCCCCGAGCAGATTCGTGGACAGGCCCTGGACGCACGCACCGACCTGTACGCGATGGGTGTGCTTCTCTACCAACTCCTCACCGGGAGCCTGCCTTTCGAGGGCACCAGCGTGGTGGAGGTCGAGGAGCAGCACCTCCATGCGCCACCACCGCACCTGGATGAACGGGTGCACGCACCGCCAGCACTGGACGCCGTGGTTCAACGGTGTCTCGCGAAGGCCCCAGGGGACCGCTGGCCGGACGTGCCCGCCTTCCTCGATGCCTTGCGCGCGGCGCTGGCGCCCACCCCGGATGCGACATGGGCCGTGGCTGTCTATGTGGACCTCCGCTTCCCGGTGGCCCTGGATGAGCCCACCGACGCGGACCTGGATGCCAGGGACGCCACGCTGGACGCGACGCTCACCGAACTGGAGACCCGAGGCTGGATGCTCGCCCTGGAGAGTGGCAACGCCGTGCTCGCGTGGAAGTCACTGCCTCCCGCCTCCGAGGCCCGTGTCCCTGCCCTGGTGGAAGCGCGCCAGGTGGCGGATTCGCTGTTGCGGCAAGCGTGTGAGGCCGCGGGTGACAGCGTGGAAGTCCGCGTCTATGCGCACGCGGCCCTGTGTGAGCTGAACACGGACGCCCAGGGCCTTCCGCGGTTGGCGGGTGGTGAGTTGCTGCGCCTGGAGTCCTGGGCTTCGGGAGGCACGGCGGGCGAGGTCCTGCTGTCGGATGCACTCGCCAGCCGGTGA
- a CDS encoding sigma 54-interacting transcriptional regulator: MSHTERPQGAGRPAEGPDSVQQTRPTGTGRPGTSGAVRRFRFTVLEGPQPGQSKDSNADTFSIGSHGLNDFVIEEPTVSRFHCEVKVDHDGARLRDLDSRNGTVLDGVHVRDAYLRGGSILRLGRVSVRFDFSPETNRLLISDRTTFGELVGSSPVTRASFALMERAAASDATVLLEGETGTGKSRAAFAIHQASARASGPFLTVDCGAIPGNLLESELFGHEKGSFTGAIQRRVGAFEEADGGTIFLDEIGELPAELQPKLLRVLENKEIRRLGANGYQPVNVRVIAATHRDLRAEVNAARFRSDLFFRLAVVRIIIPALRERPEDIPLIAERILMAFGAGSEQLAALSTPEFIAQLQHAAWPGNVRELRNHLERCLVFQDAMPPDAEEVSAQAVLRSLVDPKQPYAEARRRALEVFEREYLDALLKLHGGKVSQAATAADMDRVYLYRLLRRHRLRT, encoded by the coding sequence ATGAGTCACACCGAGCGACCCCAGGGGGCGGGCCGTCCAGCCGAAGGGCCTGATTCCGTCCAGCAGACGCGGCCCACAGGTACAGGAAGGCCCGGGACCTCGGGCGCTGTTCGCCGCTTCCGATTCACCGTCCTCGAAGGTCCGCAGCCTGGGCAGTCGAAGGACAGCAACGCGGACACGTTTTCCATTGGCTCGCATGGGCTCAACGACTTCGTCATCGAGGAGCCCACCGTCTCGCGCTTCCACTGCGAGGTGAAGGTCGACCACGACGGCGCCCGCCTGCGGGATTTGGACAGCCGAAATGGCACGGTGCTCGACGGTGTCCACGTGCGCGACGCGTACCTTCGTGGCGGCAGCATCCTGCGCCTGGGCCGGGTGAGCGTCCGGTTCGACTTCAGCCCGGAGACGAACCGGCTGCTCATCTCCGACCGCACGACGTTCGGTGAGCTGGTGGGTTCGTCGCCCGTGACGCGCGCCAGCTTCGCCCTCATGGAGCGAGCCGCCGCGAGCGACGCGACGGTGTTGCTGGAGGGGGAGACGGGCACGGGCAAGAGCCGCGCCGCCTTCGCCATCCATCAGGCCAGCGCCCGGGCCTCGGGGCCCTTCCTCACCGTGGACTGCGGCGCCATTCCCGGCAACCTGCTGGAGAGCGAGCTGTTCGGCCATGAGAAGGGCTCCTTCACCGGCGCCATCCAGCGCCGCGTTGGCGCCTTCGAGGAGGCGGATGGCGGCACCATCTTCCTGGACGAGATTGGCGAGCTGCCCGCGGAGCTGCAGCCGAAGCTGCTGCGCGTCCTGGAGAACAAGGAGATTCGCCGGCTGGGCGCCAACGGGTACCAGCCCGTCAACGTGCGTGTCATCGCCGCCACGCACCGGGACCTGCGCGCCGAGGTGAACGCGGCGCGCTTCCGCTCTGACCTGTTCTTCCGCCTCGCGGTGGTGCGCATCATCATCCCCGCGCTGCGGGAGCGGCCCGAGGACATCCCCCTCATCGCGGAGCGAATCCTCATGGCCTTCGGGGCCGGCTCCGAGCAGCTCGCGGCGCTGAGCACGCCGGAGTTCATCGCGCAGCTCCAGCACGCCGCGTGGCCGGGGAACGTGCGCGAGCTGCGCAACCACCTGGAGCGTTGCCTCGTCTTCCAGGACGCCATGCCGCCGGACGCCGAGGAGGTGAGCGCGCAAGCGGTGCTGCGCAGCCTGGTGGACCCGAAGCAGCCCTACGCGGAGGCCCGCCGCCGCGCGCTGGAGGTCTTCGAGCGCGAGTACCTGGATGCGCTCCTCAAGCTCCACGGAGGCAAGGTGTCGCAGGCCGCCACCGCCGCGGACATGGACCGCGTGTACCTGTACCGCCTGCTGCGCCGGCACCGGCTGCGGACGTAG